In Pieris napi chromosome 2, ilPieNapi1.2, whole genome shotgun sequence, the following proteins share a genomic window:
- the LOC125056310 gene encoding peroxisomal N(1)-acetyl-spermine/spermidine oxidase isoform X2, giving the protein MGDEELNSSKTCDKKKHNVVIIGAGMAGLAAANYLINNGMEDFIIIEARKRIGGRIISIPMKNHRVELGANWIHGVLGNPIYELATANGLVNIINVPKPHKVIAATEDGKQAPFNVLQEIHEAYVCFLRRCEEYFLCQYLPPPDINSVGEHINLEATIYLERLPSSEEKKLRRLIFDCLLRRETCISGCNSMDEIDLSELGSYTELQGGNILIPSGYSSLLQLMTKNIPSEKIISKCPVKKINWNSNGNSDDLGEESEDSDQTVIEDVSKASNNDKITKLQVNVEEKPKKRSNYVEVQCDNGESYYANHVICTIPLGVLKDHAATLFDPQLPQYKRESIERLLFTPVDKIFLEYDRPFLNPDITEIMLLWDNSGSQESMADSWYKKIYSFTKVSETLLLGWVSGKEAEYMETLSMEEVGITCTKILRKFLNDPFVPEPILCVCTSWNKQPYTRGAYTAIAVGASQSDIESLAQPLFRNARDKKPVLLFAGEHTHSSFYSTVHGAFLSGQTAAKRVLSPDVSGENQLECPGSADLQAWIQGIQINGCN; this is encoded by the exons atgggCGACGAAGAATTAAATTCTAGTAAAACATGTGATAAAAAGAAACATAATGTTGTTATAATTGGGGCTGGTATGGCCGGCTTAGCCGCCGCCAATTACCTTATCAACAATGGGATGGAAGACTTTATCATAATAGAAGCAAGAAAACGAATAGGTGGTCGAATTATTTCAATACCAATGAAGAATCATAGAGTAGAATTAGGAGCAAATTGGATACATGGCGTTCTTGGTAATCCCATATATGAACTGGCCACAGCTAATGGACTTGTCAATATCATTAATGTACCAAAACCGCATAAGGTTATAGCGGCGACAGAGGATGGCAAGCAGGCACCTTTCAATGTTCTGCAGGAAATTCATGAGGcatatgtttgttttttgcGCAGATGCGAAGAATATTTCTTGTGTCAGTATTTGCCACCTCCAGACATTAACAGTGTGGGTGAGCATATAAATCTAGAAGCTACAATATACTTAGAACGCTTGCCATCGTCTGAAGAAAAGAAACTCCGTCGGTTGATCTTCGATTGTCTTTTAAGAAGGGAAACATGTATTTCTGGGTGTAATTCTATGGATGAAATTGATCTCTCAGAACTTGGTAGTTATACAGAATTACAGGGtggtaatatattaatacccTCTGGGTACAGTAGTCTTTTACAATTGAtgacaaaaaatattccatctgagaaaataatatcaaagtgcccagtgaaaaaaattaactggAACTCAAATGGTAATTCTGATGATTTAGGAGAAGAATCAGAAGATTCAGATCAAACTGTGATAGAGGATGTTTCTAAGGCATCAAATAATGATAAGATAACTAAGTTGCAAGTTAATGTGGAAGAAAAGCCAAAGAAGAGATCAAACTATGTAGAAGTACAATGTGACAATGGAGAAAGTTATTATGCTAATCATGTTATATGTACAATACCCTTAGGAGTGCTTAAAGATCATGCAGCAACATTATTTGATCCTCAGTTACCACAGTACAAAAGGGAGTCAATAGAACGACTATTATTTACCCCTgttgataaaatttttttagagTATGATAGACCTTTTCTTAATCCTGACATAACAGAAATTATGTTGTTATGGGATAACTCAGGTTCCCAAGAAAGTATGGCCGATTCATGGTACAAAAAGATATATTCTTTTACTAAAGTAAGTGAGACCCTATTGTTGGGTTGGGTTTCAGGTAAAGAGGCTGAATATATGGAAACTCTTTCCATGGAGGAAGTAGGAATAACATGTACTAAAATTTTGaggaaatttttaaatgatccCTTTGTCCCTGAACCAATATTATGTGTGtg caCAAGTTGGAACAAACAGCCTTACACACGAGGTGCATATACTGCCATCGCAGTAGGGGCAAGTCAAAGCGACATTGAGAGCTTAGCACAACCTTTGTTTAGAAATGCAAGAGATAAAAag CCAGTATTACTGTTTGCGGGCGAACATACACATAGCAGCTTCTATTCCACTGTGCATGGAGCTTTTTTGTCTGGTCAAACTGCAGCAAAAAGGGTGTTGAGCCCAGATGTGTCTGGTGAGAATCAATTGGAATGTCCTGGTTCAGCAGATTTGCAAGCTTGGATACAAGGCATTCAGATAAACGG ATGTAATTAA
- the LOC125060111 gene encoding early growth response protein 3 isoform X2: MGTDCEPPAGAHLLSLADVGALGFDCALKPVSTSTSGSQGDLNTPVATSDLPAFFPSLLEPPLISGTLPGDELSLGCSPRRHKHESSLSPGTRAEDASNASSASASLYGPPMGAKRAPSPPLQWLLPSGPGPGSVDKYFQQEYEERVELLPPECQPQAYCPPQPCPPQHCEYRPPPQPQPQQQHTWETQEYASVPQPTPGPSGLPKREPYPSPVSDRPVQLAEYNPSTSKGHEILSQVYQQSAQPLRLMPVKPRKYPNRPSKTPVHERPYACPVEGCDRRFSRSDELTRHIRIHTGQKPFQCRICMRSFSRSDHLTTHVRTHTGEKPFACDVCGRKFARSDEKKRHAKVHLKQRLKRERGGPHDHPHAPL; this comes from the exons ATGGGCACCGACTGCGAGCCTCCAGCCGGCGCTCATCTCCTGTCCCTCGCGGACGTAGGAGCCCTAGGCTTCGACTGCGCCCTTAAGCCCGTGTCCACTTCAACGTCAGGCTCACAAGGCGATCTCAACACTCCCGTAGCAACGTCTGACTTGCCCGCGTTCTTCCCGAGTCTGCTCGAGCCCCCGCTTATATCAG GTACATTACCAGGCGATGAGTTATCACTAGGATGTTCACCACGACGACACAAGCATGAGTCGTCTCTATCTCCTGGCACACGCGCAGAAGACGCCAGTAATGCGTCCAGTGCTAGTGCCTCATTATATGGGCCCCCCATGGGTGCTAAACGCGCACCCTCGCCGCCACTACAGTGGCTGCTGCCGTCTGGCCCGGGGCCCGGCAGCGTCGACAAGTACTTCCAGCAGGAGTACGAGGAGCGCGTCGAGCTCCTTCCGCCCGAATGCCAACCGCAGGCCTATTGCCCGCCACAACCGTGCCCTCCACAACATTGCGAGTATCGGCCACCACCACAGCCGCAACCACAGCAGCAGCACACCTGGGAAACACAAGAGTACGCTAGTGTGCCGCAGCCTACGCCGGGGCCATCTGGACTTCCGAAACGCGAGCCCTATCCGAGTCCGGTTTCCGACAGGCCAGTCCAACTCGCCGAGTACAATCCTTCCACGAGCAAGGGTCACGAGATCCTCTCCCAGGTGTACCAGCAGAGCGCGCAGCCGTTGCGCCTGATGCCCGTTAAACCGCGCAAGTATCCCAACAGGCCGAGCAAGACCCCGGTCCACGAACGGCCTTACGCCTGCCCCGTCGAGGGCTGCGACCGCCGCTTCTCCCGCTCGGATGAGCTGACGCGGCACATACGGATACACACGGGTCAGAAGCCCTTCCAGTGCCGCATCTGCATGAGATCATTCAGCCGGTCGGACCACCTCACGACCCACGTCCGCACGCACACGGGCGAGAAACCGTTCGCATGTGACGTGTGCGGCCGCAAGTTCGCACGTTCGGACGAGAAAAAGCGGCACGCAAAGGTTCACCTCAAGCAGCGGTTGAAGCGCGAGCGCGGCGGACCCCATGACCACCCTCACGCGCCGCTCTAG
- the LOC125056310 gene encoding peroxisomal N(1)-acetyl-spermine/spermidine oxidase isoform X1, translated as MGDEELNSSKTCDKKKHNVVIIGAGMAGLAAANYLINNGMEDFIIIEARKRIGGRIISIPMKNHRVELGANWIHGVLGNPIYELATANGLVNIINVPKPHKVIAATEDGKQAPFNVLQEIHEAYVCFLRRCEEYFLCQYLPPPDINSVGEHINLEATIYLERLPSSEEKKLRRLIFDCLLRRETCISGCNSMDEIDLSELGSYTELQGGNILIPSGYSSLLQLMTKNIPSEKIISKCPVKKINWNSNGNSDDLGEESEDSDQTVIEDVSKASNNDKITKLQVNVEEKPKKRSNYVEVQCDNGESYYANHVICTIPLGVLKDHAATLFDPQLPQYKRESIERLLFTPVDKIFLEYDRPFLNPDITEIMLLWDNSGSQESMADSWYKKIYSFTKVSETLLLGWVSGKEAEYMETLSMEEVGITCTKILRKFLNDPFVPEPILCVCTSWNKQPYTRGAYTAIAVGASQSDIESLAQPLFRNARDKKIFPILQPVLLFAGEHTHSSFYSTVHGAFLSGQTAAKRVLSPDVSGENQLECPGSADLQAWIQGIQINGCN; from the exons atgggCGACGAAGAATTAAATTCTAGTAAAACATGTGATAAAAAGAAACATAATGTTGTTATAATTGGGGCTGGTATGGCCGGCTTAGCCGCCGCCAATTACCTTATCAACAATGGGATGGAAGACTTTATCATAATAGAAGCAAGAAAACGAATAGGTGGTCGAATTATTTCAATACCAATGAAGAATCATAGAGTAGAATTAGGAGCAAATTGGATACATGGCGTTCTTGGTAATCCCATATATGAACTGGCCACAGCTAATGGACTTGTCAATATCATTAATGTACCAAAACCGCATAAGGTTATAGCGGCGACAGAGGATGGCAAGCAGGCACCTTTCAATGTTCTGCAGGAAATTCATGAGGcatatgtttgttttttgcGCAGATGCGAAGAATATTTCTTGTGTCAGTATTTGCCACCTCCAGACATTAACAGTGTGGGTGAGCATATAAATCTAGAAGCTACAATATACTTAGAACGCTTGCCATCGTCTGAAGAAAAGAAACTCCGTCGGTTGATCTTCGATTGTCTTTTAAGAAGGGAAACATGTATTTCTGGGTGTAATTCTATGGATGAAATTGATCTCTCAGAACTTGGTAGTTATACAGAATTACAGGGtggtaatatattaatacccTCTGGGTACAGTAGTCTTTTACAATTGAtgacaaaaaatattccatctgagaaaataatatcaaagtgcccagtgaaaaaaattaactggAACTCAAATGGTAATTCTGATGATTTAGGAGAAGAATCAGAAGATTCAGATCAAACTGTGATAGAGGATGTTTCTAAGGCATCAAATAATGATAAGATAACTAAGTTGCAAGTTAATGTGGAAGAAAAGCCAAAGAAGAGATCAAACTATGTAGAAGTACAATGTGACAATGGAGAAAGTTATTATGCTAATCATGTTATATGTACAATACCCTTAGGAGTGCTTAAAGATCATGCAGCAACATTATTTGATCCTCAGTTACCACAGTACAAAAGGGAGTCAATAGAACGACTATTATTTACCCCTgttgataaaatttttttagagTATGATAGACCTTTTCTTAATCCTGACATAACAGAAATTATGTTGTTATGGGATAACTCAGGTTCCCAAGAAAGTATGGCCGATTCATGGTACAAAAAGATATATTCTTTTACTAAAGTAAGTGAGACCCTATTGTTGGGTTGGGTTTCAGGTAAAGAGGCTGAATATATGGAAACTCTTTCCATGGAGGAAGTAGGAATAACATGTACTAAAATTTTGaggaaatttttaaatgatccCTTTGTCCCTGAACCAATATTATGTGTGtg caCAAGTTGGAACAAACAGCCTTACACACGAGGTGCATATACTGCCATCGCAGTAGGGGCAAGTCAAAGCGACATTGAGAGCTTAGCACAACCTTTGTTTAGAAATGCAAGAGATAAAAag ATATTTCCCATTTTACAGCCAGTATTACTGTTTGCGGGCGAACATACACATAGCAGCTTCTATTCCACTGTGCATGGAGCTTTTTTGTCTGGTCAAACTGCAGCAAAAAGGGTGTTGAGCCCAGATGTGTCTGGTGAGAATCAATTGGAATGTCCTGGTTCAGCAGATTTGCAAGCTTGGATACAAGGCATTCAGATAAACGG ATGTAATTAA
- the LOC125056284 gene encoding protein TAPT1 homolog has protein sequence MTLKDEDLKEQTKRLRFKNVSQTFSAELGDRPIKETRHIDDEKRASLFTFLHVELTRGYFLEHDEERFSARREKVYSFIKIPQELEKFMAYGFFQCADSLLFIYTFLPLRFILAFWSFLDRLFRRCFGFYSNTRSSILKPAETCDVLKGFILLVCSILMCYIDTNMMYHLVKSQSVMKLYIFYNMLEVGDRLFSAFGQDTIDALFWTATEPRDRKREHLGVIPHLIFAMIYVFLHSLLVLFQATTLNVAFNSNNKSLLIIMMSNNFVELKGSVFKKFDKNNLFQVSCSDVRERLHLSVLLFIVVLQTMKEYMWKEERFWILAPDCVLVLTFEVIIDWVKHAFITRFNEIPFGVYREYTVSLAYDVAQTRQKYAFSDHSDLVARRMGFIPLPLGVVITRVLVHAVKVDGFAAIFLIFVAYLCLITVRILISIVILGKACDLITLHQSDRGDSQQTTPKREFKDFKEVYTHKVTDNEPPDRKRLKFIVPAGDIKSEPRVDSTGAAAIFSNSAIDLNGVCYLNDSLNDNVKLEPEYDNELVEVSRSAPDINKSSPNEVEVERDTSPDAEGLRRRAESEPNLATTDDDDKS, from the exons ATGACATTAAAAGATGAAGATTTAAAGGAGCAAACCAAAAGGTTACGTTTCAAAAATGTTAGCCAAACATTTTCGGCAGAACTTGGAGATAGACCCATCAAGGAGACTAGACATATTG ATGACGAAAAGAGAGCTTCCTTATTCACATTTTTGCATGTAGAACTTACAAGAGGCTATTTCTTAGAACATGATGAGGAAAGGTTCTCAGCACGACGTGAAAAAGTCTATTCTTTCATTAAAATACCGCAAGAGCTTGAGAAGTTTATGGCGTATGGGTTCTTTCAATGTGCTGACTCTCTActctttatttatacatttcttCCGTTACGATTTATTTTGGCCTTTTGGTCATTTTTGGATAGATTATTTAGGAGATGTTTTGG gtTCTATTCAAATACACGATCCAGCATTCTCAAGCCAGCTGAAACATGTGATGTACTtaaaggatttattttattagtatgtaGTATTCTCATGTGTTATATAGACACGAATATGATGTATCATCTTGTGAAGAGTCAAAGTGTAatgaaattgtatattttctacAATATGTTAGAAGTTGGTGACAGATTATTCTCAGCATTTGGTCAAGATACAATAGATGCACTGTTTTGGACTGCAACGGAACCAAGAGATAGGAAAAGAGAGCATTTAGGTGTAATCCCACACCTAATATTTGCCATGATTTATGTGT TTCTTCACAGTTTGTTGGTTCTGTTTCAAGCAACAACACTTAATGTGGCCTTTAATTCGAACAATAAGAGCCTTCTCATCATAATGATGTCAAACAAT ttTGTGGAACTAAAAGGCAGTGTATTCAAGAAATTTGACAAAAATAACTTATTCCAAGTGTCTTGTAGTGACGTGAGAGAGAGGTTACATCTCTCCGTCTTGTTGTTTATTGTTGTTCTTCAAACAATGAAGGAATACATGTGGAAGGAGGAACGTTTTTGGATCCTAGCACCGGACTGCGTCCTGGTTTTGACATTTGAAGTGATTATTGACTGGGTCAAGCATGCTTTTATTACAAG ATTTAATGAGATACCGTTTGGTGTATACCGGGAGTACACAGTGAGTTTGGCGTACGATGTTGCCCAGACACGGCAGAAATATGCGTTTAGCGATCACTCGGATCTGGTGGCACGAAGGATGGGGTTCATACCACTGCCTTTGGGGGTCGTTATTACCAGAGTACTGGTACATGCCGTGAAGGTTGATGG GTTCGCAGCAATTTTCCTAATATTTGTGGCGTATTTGTGCCTCATAACAGTGAGAATATTAATATCTATTGTAATATTGGGGAAAGCATGCGATCTGATCACGTTACACCAGAGCGACAGAGGTGACAGCCAGCAGACAACACCTAAACG tgaATTCAAAGATTTCAAAGAGGTGTACACACACAAAGTGACAGACAACGAACCCCCAGACCGGAAACGACTTAAGTTTATAGTTCCTGCTGGTGATATT AAAAGCGAACCCCGGGTAGACTCGACGGGGGCAGCGGCCATTTTCTCAAACAGCGCGATCGATTTGAACGGGGTGTGTTATCTAAACGATAGTCTAAACGATAACGTCAAACTCGAGCCCGAATACGATAACGAATTG GTGGAAGTGAGCCGTAGTGCGccagatataaataaatcttcgCCAAATGAGGTGGAGGTGGAAAGGGATACCTCTCCTGATGCAGAGGGACTCAGGAGAAGAGCCGAGTCGGAGCCAAATCTGGCCACGACGGATGATGATGACAAGTCATAG
- the LOC125056327 gene encoding 8-oxo-dGDP phosphatase NUDT18, with protein sequence MSRQVDLNINKLLEGLGLEGEENDFCDFTIADQNSVAESQGITPTTPSNFKPILGGNVTYVVACVILNEKNEILMMQEAKESCAGKWYLPAGRMEKDETIIQAAAREVLEETGLHCKPETLLVVETAGGTWYRFVLTGKVVGGELKTPARADKESLQAKWIANLDEITLRANDVLHLIERAKMYKDSLPGESWHKNILPAPIPHTKDLLRLIVLIKKRSTNRMHVLLSEKSALHFPTCEVNPAKSVHSTLRRFMVEMFGADVAQHRPLGLFNVEADPSAHGCCLTLLVVFRPPLEEVPLIGKCAWHELSQEMEKNLSPFVSKKNSTIELHVVR encoded by the coding sequence ATGTCGCGCCAAGTCGacttgaatattaataaactgttAGAAGGTTTAGGCCTTGAGGGCGAAGAGAACGACTTTTGCGACTTTACCATAGCTGATCAAAATTCTGTTGCTGAATCTCAAGGTATAACTCCGACGACTCCATCAAATTTTAAACCCATTCTCGGAGGCAATGTTACTTACGTTGTCGCCTGCGTTATATTAAATGAGAAAAACGAGATTTTGATGATGCAAGAGGCCAAAGAAAGCTGCGCAGGTAAGTGGTATCTACCTGCAGGACGTATGGAAAAAgatgaaacaataatacaAGCTGCAGCTAGAGAAGTATTGGAAGAGACTGGGCTCCACTGCAAACCGGAAACTCTGCTTGTAGTAGAAACTGCTGGTGGTACTTGGTATAGGTTTGTTTTGACTGGAAAAGTAGTTGGAGGGGAACTAAAAACTCCTGCCAGAGCAGATAAGGAATCTCTACAGGCTAAATGGATTGCAAATCTAGATGAGATAACATTGCGAGCAAATGATGTATTGCATTTAATTGAAAGAgctaaaatgtataaagataGTTTGCCTGGTGAGTCCTGGCATAAAAACATTCTACCTGCCCCAATACCACACACAAAAGATTTGTTGAGACTTATTGtcctaataaaaaaacgaagtACAAATAGAATGCATGTGTTATTGAGTGAGAAAAGTGCCTTACACTTTCCTACATGCGAGGTAAATCCAGCAAAAAGTGTTCATTCTACATTACGTAGGTTTATGGTTGAGATGTTTGGTGCAGATGTAGCACAACATAGACCTCTAGGTCTTTTCAATGTAGAGGCTGACCCATCAGCACATGGTTGTTGTTTAACCTTGTTAGTTGTATTCCGACCACCACTTGAGGAAGTACCTTTAATTGGAAAATGTGCATGGCATGAATTAAGTCAAGAAATGGAGAAAAATCTTTCGCCATTTGTTTCAAAGAAAAATTCTACAATAGAATTACATGTTGTACGCTAA
- the LOC125056321 gene encoding protein CREBRF homolog, with the protein MSDSIYNHDFLLDSNFEIKQESPFELGTMSASVPIPNRRSDFGDLNSEFDLCLQDTQGGSFQSVPSLQFNKFAFDDNNTKLEPYKMEDDDIFQVDKADLISGPTLAELNANPDTSLDDLDFADLLMPEEYCIQIGGAMSGSRNALNSLQSAPMTSESPCSPYSRAQLAFSPSSQHSSASSSFAQPMNQLPELLLRMDGYSGEISLGQSVPASSVLPPFPTSVKTQQSTLSSSAPTHLTMEQIWQRREPRKHLLSTSSVAEAGSMSSLSGGILSPGAGEFSQDEDDRDESDEDSDRYEDLSSDESNDESTEKREARQAAKKERYFWQYNVQAKGPKGQRLVLKKKSEDPHVLNLVTDPVFSPNCNVKGIKHSGKARKGDGNDLTPNPRKLHLIGLELDNLGKVINDMIPVSELPFNVRPKTRKEKNKLASRACRLKKKAQHEANKLKLYGLQQEHKRLINGIHQMKQVIGNRVTNPESNVEWSSHLNNIVTKATEVKIAGKTSEFVNEILDKVRAGQNNGGLYDI; encoded by the exons ATGTCGGATTCTATTTACAATCATGACTTTCTTTTAGATTCAAATTTTGAGATAAAACAGGAGTCGCCCTTCGAGCTGGGTACGATGTCTGCTTCCGTGCCCATTCCAAATAGACGTTCAGATTTTGGGGACTTGAATTCAGAATTTGATCTTTGTTTACAAGATACTCAAGGGGGTTCATTTCAAAGTGTGCCCTCATTGCAGTTCAACAAGTTTGCATTTGATGATAATAACACTAAACTTGAACCATATAAGATGGAGGATGATGATATTTTCCAAGTAGACAAAGCAGATTTAATATCTGGGCCAACACTAGCAGAGTTAAATGCAAATCCTGACACATCCCTTGATGATTTGGACTTTGCAGATTTGCTAATGCCTGAAGAATACTGTATACAAATAGGCGGTGCAATGAGTGGTTCTAGAAATGCATTAAACTCATTGCAGTCAGCTCCAATGACCTCTGAAAGTCCATGTAGTCCATACAGTCGGGCTCAGCTGGCATTTTCTCCATCAAGTCAGCACAGTTCTGCTTCATCGAGTTTTGCACAGCCAATGAATCAGTTGCCAGAACTGCTGCTGCGTATGGATGGTTACAGTGGAGAAATTTCCTTGGGACAGTCAGTTCCAGCATCTTCAGTATTGCCACCTTTCCCTACCAGTGTAAAAACACAACAGTCAACACTCTCTTCATCAGCACCAACACATTTAACTATGGAAcag ATATGGCAGCGTCGTGAACCACGCAAGCATCTATTATCGACCAGTTCTGTGGCTGAGGCTGGTTCTATGTCTTCTTTATCTGGTGGTATCCTGAGTCCTGGGGCTGGAGAGTTCTCACAAGACGAAGATGATAGAGATGAATCCGATGAAGATAGTGACAGATATGAGGATCTATCTTCCGATG AATCGAATGACGAGAGTACAGAAAAGAGAGAGGCTCGTCAGGCAGCTAAAAAGGAAAGGTACTTCTGGCAGTACAACGTCCAAGCGAAAGGCCCGAAGGGACAGAGACTGGTGCTGAAGAAGAAGTCAGAAGACCCACACGTATTGAACTTGGTCACCGATCCAGTTTTCAGCCCCAACTGTAACGTCAAAGGAATTAAACACAG tGGTAAAGCAAGAAAAGGGGACGGGAACGACCTTACACCGAATCCAAGGAAACTACATCTCATTGGTTTAGAATTGGACAACTTAGGCAAAGTAATTAACGACATGATACCGGTCAGCGAGTTGCCGTTCAATGTCCGGCCAAAAACCAGAaaggagaaaaataaattggcCTCACGCGCTTGTCGGCTTAAGAAGAAGGCGCAACACGAAGCCAATAAACTGAAATTGTATGGATTGCAACAGGAGCATA AACGTTTAATAAATGGTATTCACCAAATGAAACAAGTGATTGGGAACCGAGTGACGAACCCTGAGAGTAATGTTGAATGGAGCTCGCACCTTAATAATATTGTCACCAAAGCCACTG AGGTGAAAATAGCTGGCAAAACGTCGGAATTCGTGAACGAAATCCTCGATAAAGTGCGAGCGGGACAGAACAATGGCGGCCTTTACGATATTTAA